In Pseudomonas glycinae, the DNA window GTACGCCGGGGCAATCAAACTGGTCGGGACCGAGGCCGGTGTCGGCGTAAAACTGGCAGGCGAACTGGCGGCGAGCGCAGGCGATATCCAGATCGACGCCAATGGCCAACTGACGCTGGCCAAAGTCACGGCCAGCAATGCGGTCGACATCAAAGCCAAGGGTCTCGAAGCCCAGCAGTCCGTTTACGCGGGCACGCAACTGGCGGTGCAAACCGCACAGGATCTGGTCAACCAGCAAAGCCTTGCCGCCAGGGACAGCGTTCGCCTGACCAGTGGCGGCAAACTGGTCAATTCCGGCGTGATCGAGGCCGGGGTGAATGCGGACAACAGCCGCAACAGCAATGGCGATCTCACCCTCAACAGCGGCACCGTGAGCAACCGTGGCAGTGTGTTGGCCAGTCGTTCGTTGAGCGCCAGTGCCGCCGGCGGATTCGATAACCAGAACGGTATCGTCCAGGCCAAAAATGTCGCGCTGAGCGCCACTCGCCTGGTCAACCAAGGTACTGACGCACGGATCTACGGCGAAACCAGTCTTGCTTTCAACGTCCCGGCCATCGTCAACCTCAGCGGCTTGATCCGCTTCGCCGATGGCCAGGCGGCAACGCTCTCCGTTGATAATCTGGACAACCGCAAAGGCCGGATTGAAATCGCCGGCGGTAGTTTGAAACTCAATGCGCGGGCGCTGCACAACGACGACGGCAAGATCATCGCCGGACGTCTGGATATCGATACCCGACAACTCAATAACGCTGGCGGCCTGATTGCTGCAAGCCAAAGCGACACCAAAGTCGTTGCCCTCGAGCGTCTGGACAACGGCAAAGGCAAGATCCAGGCAAAGACCGACCTCGTCGTATCGGGTGCGGAGCTGCTCAATCAGGGCGGTACGTTGGCCGCCGATTCGATTCGGATCACCGGCACTCGGCTGGACAACAGCAGCAAGGGTGTCATCAGTGCCGAAAACGGCAATGTTGATCTGACGCTGGATCAGGATCTCGACAACCACGACGGCAAGGTGCAGGCATCGAAGCATTTGAACGTCGCGGCCCAGCGCATCGACAACCGCAATGCCAGCCTGACCGGTAAAACACTTGGGCTCACCAGTCGCGGCAAACTCGACAATACCCAAGGCACGATTTCATCCGATGACAGCGTGCTGGCCAGCGAAGACCTGGACAACACTCAGGGCCTGATTCAGGGCAACACGACCCTGAACCTGACCGCACGCGATCTGGACAACACCAACGGCCAACTGCTCGGCGGTGTTGTCGATGCGACGCTGGACAATCTCACCAGCAATGACAAAGGCACTATCAGCGCCGAAGCCGGCAAGCTCACACTGGTCGTCAACAAGCACCTGAACAATGCCTTGGGTCGACTGCAAGCCAGCCAGGGTGATGTAGATATTCACGCCGACAGTGTCGACAACCGCAAAGGCGTGGTGGCTGCGCAACAATTGCTGTTGGTCGCTCGCAATGGCCACATCGACAACCGTGGCGGGCGGGTGATCGGCGATCGCCTTGACCTGCAAGCCGCCAGCCTCGACAACGGCGAGGGCGGTCTGTTGGCGGCGGGTGTTGACGGCGCTCGGCTGATTCTCAAGCAAACCGTTGCCGGTCAGTCGCAACTGCTTAATCAAAAGGGCCGGATCCAGAGCGACGCTGACCTGTACATCGAAAGCGACACGGTCGACAACCGTGCCGGTGTCCTGCTGGGCAAAACCATTGAAGTCAACGCGATTGAACTGAACAACAGCGACAAGGGCGGCATCGTCGGCACGGGCGGTGACATTACGCTGAAAATCGCCGGGGTCTTCAAAAACGTCACGGGCGTGGTCGACGCCGCCGAGCAACACCTGCTGCTCGAACAACTGGTCGAACTCGACAATCGCGGCGGCACATTGCGCGGCCAGCGTCTGGACATCACCAGTACGTCCATCGACAACCGTGACGCGGGCCAGATCATTGCGGGCAGCGATGGTCTGAAAATCGTCGGCAGCACCGTGCTGAATCAGCAGGGCGCGATTCTCGCCAATGGCAGCCACGCAGAACTCGCGCTGGGCACCGGAAACCTGCAGAACCAGGGTGGCACGCTGCAGGCCGACACCCTCGACATCACCAGCGCCGACCTCGACAACAGCGCAGTCAATGGCAAGGCCGGTTTGATCTCCAGCCTGCTGGGTGATTTGAAGTTGACGGTGACACGTCTGACCAACCGCGCCGGCAAGATCTTCGGCAAAGACCAGGTCGTTTTCGATGGCACCAGCCTGGACAACACGGGCGGCGAGATCAGCGGCAATCGACTGGGCCTTGAAGCGGTCAGCCAGATTCTCAATCAGGGCGGCCTGATCGAGTCGGCGACGGACCTGAAACTGATCGGCGGCCAACTGAACAACAGCGCTGGCGGGCAGATTCGCGCACTGGGCGGCGCCTCCAGCCAGATCAAACTGACTGGCAACCTGAACAACCAGAACGGCGTCATCGAGATCGGCAGCCACGATCTGGAACTTGCCGGTGCCCAGCTCAACAACCTCAGCGGCAATGTTCGTCACGCCGCTCAAGGGCTGTTCGATCTGGACCTGAGCAACCTGACCGGCTCTCAAGGCAGCCTCACCGGCCTGGGCAAAGGCGTTTGGGATATCGCTTCGGTCAATGGCGTGGGCACCTGGCAACTGAATGGTGGCCTGACCTACACCAGCACGCAGGGGTTGACCCTCAACGCCGGGGATCGTATCGCCAGTGCCTCGTCGCTCAAACTGAATGTCGCAAGCCTGGAAAACGCCGGCGAACTGGCCAGCGACGGTGACCTTACGCTGAGCCTGGGTGGCAACCTGATCAACAGCGGACGGGTGTCCGCCAAACAGAAACTGGTTATCGGCGCCAACGACCTGATTCAGCGGGATGGCCGTCTGGTCAGCGGTGGCGACACCGAGCTGACACTGCGCGGCACGCTCGACAACCTGGGTCGACTGATTGCCAACCAGAACCTCACGGTTTCCGCTGCCCGAATCGACAACAAAGGCACGCTGGGCGCACAAGGCAATCTTCTGTTCAATGCCACCAACGGCATCAGCAACGGCCCTGACACGCTGCTGTTCAGCGGCGGCACGATGGAGCTGCACGGCAACAGCCTGAGCAACTTCTATGGCGATATCTACAGCCGCGGCAAGCTGACATTCGACGCTGTGGGCGGTGGCCGGGCCTCATCCTTCAGCAACCTGTCGGGCACCATTGAAGGTGAAGGTGACATCGACATCAACGCCGTTTCGTTTGAAAACGCCAAGGCCGAATTCGAGATGACCTCGGGGCAGTCGTCCGGCAGCCTGAGCTGGGTGTGTGGTCAGCATTGCGGCGGCGGTGACGGCTGGAAGCGCGGCACTATCACCATCACCACCGATTTCAACGACCAGGTCTTGAAGGACTCTCGCGCAGCACGGTTTGTCGCTGGCAAGAACCTCACCATTCATGCCAATAACGTCGAGAACCGCTACAGCCTGCTGGCCGCGAACGGCGATCTGACCGTGTCTGCCGACAGTCTGCTGAATCAGGGGGCCGTGTCGCGCTCGGGTCATCGGGTGGTGAAGATCGGTACTCCCGGGCACATCGACAACAGCCTCTGGGACAAGATGGAATTCATCGACATCCCGGCCTTCAACGCGGCGGTCGCCGCTGGCAACTTCGACGAGGAGCGCTTCAACGAACTGGTCAGCCGCTCCAGCGACTCACGCTTTTCGCAGATGAGTGACGTCACCACTTGGGATGAAAACGGCAACAACGTCTATTCGGCGGTGCTCCAGGCCGGTGGCAAAGTCAAACTGGACGTCGCTCACAGCATCCAGAACGGCACGCTCTACGACAACACCTACGATCAACTGACCGGCAAGCTCTCCAGCGATCAGACGACTTCGGTCGGCGGCATCAACATCAACCTGGGCAAGCACAGCACTGACGCCAGCGCCCAGGCGCCGAAAGACGTCACCCGGATCGAGCGCGTGGACGCCGATGGCGTGAAGCAGATCAGCTTTGTGCCTGTCGACTTCAAAGGCGTGCCGTTTGCCGCTGTGGATCCGACGGCGTCCTCGACATTCCGTCTGCCGAAAGGCCCGTACGGCATGTTCGTGCAGAGCTCGAACCCGCAGAGCCGTTACCTGATCGAAACCAACCCGGAGCTGACCCAATCCGCGCCGTTCATGAGTTCCGATTACCTGCTGGGCAAACTCGACTTCAGCGCCGATGAAGCGGCGCGCCGACTCGGCGATGGCCGCTACGAGACGCGACTGATCAGCGACGCAGTGATGGCCCAGACCGGTCAGCGCTTCCTCGCTGGTGGCCTGAACAACGATTACGAGCAGTTCCGTTATCTGATGGATAACGCGCTCGCCAGCAAGAATGAGCTGAACCTGTCGGTAGGCGTGAGCCTGACGTCCGAGCAGGTGGCGGCATTGACCCACGACATCGTCTGGATGGAAGAACGCGTTGTCGACGGTCAGAAAGTGCTGGTGCCGGTGCTCTATCTGGCCCAGGCCGAGTCACGCAACGTGCGTGGCGGCAGTCTGATTCAAGGTCGCGACCTGGAACTGATGGCGGGGAATGATCTGGTCAACGTCGGCACGTTGCAGGCGACCAAGGATCTGTCTGTCGACGTCAAAGGCAGTCTTTATCAGGGCGGGCTGGTCGAAGCCAACGAGCGCATCACGCTCATGGCCTCCGACAGCATTCGCAACGCATTGGCCGGCGAGATCCGGGGCAATCAGGTCAGCCTCACCAGCCTCAAGGGCGACATCGTCAACGATCGCACCGCCGTCGCCGTACGTGACGGCAACGGTATGCGCACCCTGGTGGACGACGGTGGCAACATCAGCGCACGCGACACGCTGACCATCAAGTCGGGCCGCGACCTCGTCAACTCGTCGTCCATCAGCAGCGGCGGCGACGCCACCCTGAGCGCCACTCGCGACATCAACCTGTTGGCGACGCGCAACGAAAGTGAACTGCACGAGTCGTTCGATGGCGGCCATCGCTCGGTCATCACCACCACCGTGGAAAACCTCGGCTCCAGCGTGAAAAGCGGCGGCAACCTGAAGCTCGACGCCGGCCGCGACCTCAATGTCGTGGCCAGCACCGCCGAGGCCAAGGGCAACCTGACCGCCGACGCCAAACGCGACATCTACCTGTCCTCGGCGGGCGACGAACACAACCTCGAAACCCACAGCAAGGACGGCAAGAAACGCGTTCACGAAGAAGACAACCACACTGTCCAGAAGGCTGCCGAGTTCATTGCCGGTGGCGATGTCAAGACCAACTCCGGTCGCGATACGACGCTGGTTGCAAGCAAGATCAGCGCAGGCAATGAAGCCTATGTCTACGCGGGTAATGACCTGAATCTGCTGGCCGCGCAGAACAAGGACTACACCCTCTATGACATGAAGGAGAAGGGCGGCTTCGGCAACCTGAAACTACAGCGCGACGAAGTCACCCAGATCACCCACGTCGGCACCGAGATCAAGACCGGCGGCAATCTCTCGCTGGTCAGCAAGGGCGACCAGACCTATCAGGTGGCGAAGCTCGACAGCGGCAAGGACATCATCCTCGACAGTGGCGGCTCCATCACCTTTGAAGGGGTGAAGGATCTGCATGACGAGAGCCACACCAAAACCAACAACAACGCCGCGTGGGTATCCGCCAAAGGCCGCGGCAATACCGACGAAACCCTGCGCCAGACCCAGATGATTGCCAAGGGCAACATCGTGCTGAAGGCGGTTGATGGGCTGAAGATTGATATCAAGGATGTGAACCAGGAGTCGGTCAGCCAGACCATCGACACCATGGTCAAGGCCGATCCGCAGTTGGCGTGGCTGAAGGATGCTGAAGCGCGGGGGGATGTTGATTGGCGGCGAGTGAAGGAGATTCACGAGTCGTTCAAATACAGCAACTCGGGTCTTGGTCCGGCCTCGCAGATGATCATTGCAATCATCATGGCAGCCTTTGTCGGCCCCGCTGCGTTTACCGCACTGAGTGCGAGTATGGGGACAGCCTGGGCTGCTGGCCTTGCCGCAGTCGCGGCGGGAGCAGCTACGAATGCAACAACCAGCTTCATCAACAATGGCGGAAATCTCGGGGCTGTTTTTGCGGACGTCACTTCACCCGATGCATTGAAGGGCTACGTCATTTCCGGCGTGACAGCCGGATTGATGTCTGAGTACCTGACTAAGTTGACGGGTTTGAAATACGAACCTAACACCGGAAAGTTGCTTGGGCCGTCATTGGCGACATGGGAAGGCGTCGGCAGATTCGCGGGAAGCCAGATAATTCAAGGCGGTACCTCCGCGCTGATCACCAAGGCAGTGGGAGGCGATGCAAGCGTCGCTGACGTGTTGAAAACCGCCCTTTTCAATACGGTAGCGGCGTTCAGTTTCAACCTGGTAGGGGATCTTACCCAAGGCGTTGTTGGTGATGGTTCCGCCAGCAAAGTCATCATTCACGCGGCAGTGGGCGGGTTATTGTCCGAAATGACTGGCGGGGATTTCGCGACAGGCGCATTGGCGGCTGGTGCGAACGAAGCGCTTGTTGTTGAGATGAACAAGTGGTTCAAGGGTAATCCTGAATTATTGCTGATGGGGTCGCAGATTGTTGGGGTGTTGTCGGCTACTGCGCTGGGCAATACGGACCAAGAGTCATTGGAGGTCGCGTCTTGGATTACGAACAACGCGACTCAGTACAACTTCCTGAATCACCAGCAGGTCGACGACCTCGTCAAGGACCTCAAGGGGTGTAGGACCGCTCAAGATCCAGCTGCCTGCCGACAAAAGGTGAAAGATGAATATGCCAAATTAAGCGCAAAAACCAGCGGTAATGAATTGTTCAAGTGCGAGGGATTCGCCGAGTGCAATGGCCAAACGACCGCTGCTGAAGGTGGGACGCTGGCGCTGGAGGACTATGACGCTAACGGAGCTTTAAATGCCGAAGAGCGTGGGATCGTCCAGGATTTCCAGGATTCAAACCACACAGACGAACTGAATTCTGCCCACAAAACGATGTTGGGTGATCATGCGGAAATTGCTGGGACGGTGCTCACAGCAGGTTTGGGTACTGCAGCAAATGCCGTTGGTCGGACCGAGACAGCCTTAGTAGGTGAGGCTGCGGGAACCAGTGTTGTTAGTCGGACCGAGACCACCTTGGTAGGTGAGACTGCAGGTACTGGCGTTATAGGCCGGACTGAGACTCACCTGCCAGGTGTAGTTGCCGATACAAAAACTGTTGCCACGCCTGGGGTGACATCGTCAGGAGGAGCAGCAGGTACTGGCACTATAGGGCGACCGAATACAACGTTCCAAAGTGATGCCGCAGACTCAGGCAATCAGTTCTTTGCCCCGATAACAAAGCTTCTCGATGACGCTCGAAGTCAGCTGGATATTTTTATTGGGTCATTCACTGGTAAGTTTAAGCCCGCGACAGCCATTGGGGCTGTAGATCCTTGGACAGGGAAAGTTGTGGCTTCTTCGAATGGTCCGGTACCGGATATAATCGCACCAGAACTCAAGGCATATGCAGAGCGTTTGGGTGGTTTGGGTGTGAAAACAGCTTGCGGAAATACGTTGGGACGTTGCGCAGAGTTCAGAGCAGCAAACGAGTTGCTTCTGAATAATCCGCATCTAAAGCTTAAGGATATAAAGTTTACATCCGCAATCAGGCCTAGAACCGGTGAGGTAATTCCTCGTTGTCAAAACTGCATCAACATGTTCGGAGAAGAATGATGGAGATGGATCAGGAATTTTTGGAGCTCCATGATCTGGACTGGTTTGCGTCGAGCCTGGACGGAACGGTATTGCATTTCGCGACAGGTGGGCGCGGTTTTGTTCCGGATTTTGTAAGGCAATCAATTTCAGCCTACGAAGAAATATATGATTATATTTTTTCAATATCTGCTGGTTGTGGTGTTGAAATTGTTGAGAAAAATCTACCAGGGTTTAATAGCGATATAGAGCGCCAACGTTATTTGAAGTCTTTTTCTGAAATGGCCGGTAGAGGGGTCTTTAGCTATGATGTTTTTAATGATGGAGGATATAAGCTGATCGCTAAGCCGGTCGCTCCTTTAAAGTTGTCGGATCTTCCAGATCAAGTGAGGCATTGTATTTTTCAATCCTCGATGCATGCTCTTAGCATGGTTTTACCGTTGGATATTGAGCTCAAACGGGAAAAGCAAGAAGACTAGTCATTAGCCAAAGGAAAAGTGGACAGGTTTATTCGATTAATAAATCTGTCCACTTTTTTGCGGTTTCATGCTTTTAGCATTTGATGGGAATGCATATGTCACTCTCGGAAACTGCAAAATTTTTAATGGGAATTTTGGAGAAGTAAAAAGAAGTAAAAAGGGACAGATTTATTTGATTTAATAAATTCATCCCCTTTTTGTAATGTTAAACCCGTCGATAAATAGGTGATTGGGATGGACCCAAAAGTATACGAGTTGCTTAACGGTATTCCGGAGGAGGCAGATTATGCGGTGAGTGCAGGGGATCTTGATCCAGAAGACATACCACTAAACCGAATTGAAGCTGTGAAGGAATTGCTTCTAGATACAGTCGGTGATGACGAGCGATTTTTTGCAGCGAAACTACTGACCAGTTGGGGAATTCATGAAGGTCTGGTTGCTCTTGAAAGAAGTATGGAGAGCCCGGAGAGTTTGGAAGGTACATACAGTCATCGGCTGCGTGGATATGACGATACGTATTGCCAGATACTAATGGCTGTGACTAGATATTTTGCCAATGTGGCTGATAGGGGAGATACAGACTTGGCGCGAGCGCAGGTTTTTTCTCCCTTGACGAAAATTATTGAATTGTCGAATAGCAAACCCTTTGAGATAGGGAAAATTTTTGATTTTGTCGTTAATGAAAAATATCTTGAATATTTGCATTATATAAGGAATCACCTTTCCTTGATAATCGATCATCCAGATATTCATCGCTGGAAAATCTATGATGCTATTGAGTGCTTGTTGAAGCTGGATTCGAAGTTTGTTATGTCTCTCCTGAAAGAAAAAAATAAGACGGTTGAAGATTTCAGACCGTCAGTGGCACGTTGAATGAAGATCGGCAGTCGACGCGGTCTAAGTTAAAGGGGGGCAAGGAATACACTGATCAATGCTTTTATGCATTACGGAATGCATCTGCAATTGTAAAGCAGAAGGTTTAATAATGGATCCGAGAATCTATGAATTGCTCAATGGTATTCCAGAAAATGCAGACTATGCCGCAGAAGCAGGAGATCTGGATGTTGAGGATATTCCACAGGATAGACTCGACTCTGTGAAAGAGCTACTTCGTGAATCGAATGATGAATTAGTACGATTTTATGCTGCAAAGCTGTTAACGAGCTGGGGCGCTCGTGAAGGCCTGGTTGCCTTAGAAGAATTTATGAGTAAACCTGAAGTTTTTGAACGGCTATATGTTCACCGGTTACATGGTTATGATGATACCTATCGCCATATATTAATGGCGGTGACAATGTACTTTGCAAATGTCGCTGATAAAGAAGGGAAAGAAGTCGCAAGGGTACAGGTTTGCGATCTTCTTTTGAAGATTGTTGCGTTGGCCGGAGTGAGGCCTTTCGAGATTTCCGAAATGCTTCGCTTTGTTAGGCGTGAAAACTATATAGAATACTTGGCGCCACTAAAGCAGTATCTTTTGTCGATAATTGATCATCCAGAGGTGCATCGTTGGAAAATTTATGATGCTCTGGAGTTTTTTATGACTTTCGATTCGGAGTTTGTCGTGTCTTTATTGAAAAGTAAAAATATGTCTATTGATGATTTTAGCCCCCCCCCCCCTGAGTCAAAGCTGATGGCGGTCTAGCTTGGGAGGGGGGATTCTATTTAATAAATATGCTCCCCTTGTTTTGAAAACCTTTTGTTTCATGCTTTTAGCATTTGATGGGAATGCATATGTCACCCTCGGAAACTGCAAAATTTTTAATGGAAATTTTGGAGGGAAAACTGCCAAGCACGGTATTAAATAGGGTGCTAGAGGCTGATCCCGGTATGGATAAGTATGAATTAGCTAATGTTTTCCTGACGAGATTTGATCGCTTGGACAGTAAGGTTCTGCCTGCGATATGGCATTGGAAAAGCGTCAGATCAATTAGAGGAATGTCTGACGAACAATTTGATGTGACCGTGCTTGCTCTGATGAGGTCCGCGGGTTATAGGGTTTGAAAGGAAAGATGAAAAGGGGCGGTTCTTTTCTTCATCATTATTGGGAACGAGACCCCAGGCACGATCCTGCTAATGGAGCGGTTGATGTGTAAACCCCCAAATTCCGTAGTTGCAGCGCTTTCCAAATATCGCCACGGTGTAGGTGTTGCCTTGTTGGCGGCGGCACTCATAAATGGTTATTTTCAGTTCAATGGCAGCTGGGGACGTTTTTTCACTGTGCTCGCGGTTCAACTGTGGTTTGCACAGGGTGTCTATTGCTACTTCTGCGGTGCAAGTATTTCAATTGCCCCAGGTGGATTGGGAAGAGATGCAGATCCCGAGTGGCGTGCGGCTTTGGCGGCCTTTGCCTTCTTTCTATACGCCGTATTTTTCTTTCTGGATTACCAGTATTAGCGACTGATCCGGCAGAGTCATCGTTGCCTCCATCCCTGAGCTGAACCGCATACGAAAACGCCCCGAACATCTCGGGGCGTTTTCGTATGCCGGGTAGCAGGTCTATCTGAACGCCGGCACCACATGCTTGATAAACAGCTCCAGCGACTTCTTCTTCTCCGCATGCGGCAAGCTGTTGTCACACCAGAAGCTGAACTCATCCACCCCCAGTTCCTGGTAGTACTTGATCCGCGGAATGATCTCTTCGGGTGTGCCGATCATCGCCGTCTTGTGCAGGCTCTCCAGTTCAAACTCCGGACGCCCGGCAAACTTTTCTTCCGGGCTCGGTGCGAGGAAGCCGTTCACCGGCACTTCCTTGTTGCCGAACCACGCATCGAACGTGCGATAGAACCGTGAGATGGCTTTCGCGCCGACCTTCCAGCCTTCCGGATCATCCGCCGAGTGCACGTGGGTATGACGCAGCACCATCAGTTGCGGGCGCGGCACGTCGGGGTTGTTGTCCAGCGCAGTCTGGAACTTATTTTTCAGGTCGAGGACTTCTTCATCGCCCTTCATCAATGGCGTGACCATTACGTTGCAGCCGTTGGCCACGGCGAAGTTGTGCGAGTCCGGATCGCGGGCGGCGATCCACATCGGCGGGTTGGGCTTCTGGATCGGTTTCGGCACGCTGGTGGAGGTGGGGAATTTCCAGATCTCGCCGTTGTGGGCATAGTCGCCTTGCCACAGGGCGCGGACCACCGGGACCATTTCCCGTAGCGCCTGACCGCCGCTTGAGGCGGGCATGCCGCCGGCCATGCGGTCGAATTCCACCTGATAGGCGCCACGCGCCAGGCCCACTTCCATCCGGCCATTGCTGATCACGTCGAGCAGGGCGCATTCACCGGCGACCCGCAGCGGGTGCCAGAACGGCGCGATGATGGTGCCGGCGCCCAGGTGAATCGTGGTGGTTTTGGCCGCGAGGTAGGCCAGCAGCGGCATCGGGCTCGGCGAGATGGTGTATTCCATCGCGTGGTGTTCGCCGATCCACACGGTGCTGAAACCACCGGCCTCGGCCATCAACGTCAGTTCGGTCAGGTCTTCGAACAGTTGACGGTGGCTGACGCTTTCGTCCCAGCGTTCCATGTGTACGAACAGGGAAAATTTCATGACGCTACCTCGAATCTCTTGTGGTCGGCCGGTCGCTTGCCGGCCTGTTTAAGTGCAATGGTGCGGATCAGGCGAAGGCGGGCAGGGCGCCCATCTTGCCGTGGCAATACACCAGCGGGCCGGCGTCCTGCTGAGGGACGATGAGGTTTTTCACCGCGCCGACCATGATCGCGTGGTCGCCACCTTCGTATTCGCGCCACAGCTCACATTCGATGATAGCTGTCGCGTTGGCCAGGATCGGGTTGCCCAGTTCGCTCAGCGTCCACTCGATGCCTTGCGCCTTGT includes these proteins:
- a CDS encoding LLM class flavin-dependent oxidoreductase; translation: MKFSLFVHMERWDESVSHRQLFEDLTELTLMAEAGGFSTVWIGEHHAMEYTISPSPMPLLAYLAAKTTTIHLGAGTIIAPFWHPLRVAGECALLDVISNGRMEVGLARGAYQVEFDRMAGGMPASSGGQALREMVPVVRALWQGDYAHNGEIWKFPTSTSVPKPIQKPNPPMWIAARDPDSHNFAVANGCNVMVTPLMKGDEEVLDLKNKFQTALDNNPDVPRPQLMVLRHTHVHSADDPEGWKVGAKAISRFYRTFDAWFGNKEVPVNGFLAPSPEEKFAGRPEFELESLHKTAMIGTPEEIIPRIKYYQELGVDEFSFWCDNSLPHAEKKKSLELFIKHVVPAFR
- a CDS encoding DUF637 domain-containing protein, encoding MDFRQLAFLASQPSAAVKNREHFWGMPKRGLAFLLANVMFWQPMWAQADGIVVSAPGTTLDRAGNGVPIINIATPNGAGLSHNQFHDYNVDAQGLILNNATSRTQLTQMGGIILGNPNLRAAAAQTILNEVNGGSPSQLRGYTEVAGQSARVIVANPYGISCNGCGFINTPRVTLTTGKPVLDGAGRLDRFQVDQGSVSIDGKGLDASAVDSFEIITRSAQINAQIHAKRLNITTGRNDVNAETLNATARADDGSAKPQLAIDSSALGGMYAGAIKLVGTEAGVGVKLAGELAASAGDIQIDANGQLTLAKVTASNAVDIKAKGLEAQQSVYAGTQLAVQTAQDLVNQQSLAARDSVRLTSGGKLVNSGVIEAGVNADNSRNSNGDLTLNSGTVSNRGSVLASRSLSASAAGGFDNQNGIVQAKNVALSATRLVNQGTDARIYGETSLAFNVPAIVNLSGLIRFADGQAATLSVDNLDNRKGRIEIAGGSLKLNARALHNDDGKIIAGRLDIDTRQLNNAGGLIAASQSDTKVVALERLDNGKGKIQAKTDLVVSGAELLNQGGTLAADSIRITGTRLDNSSKGVISAENGNVDLTLDQDLDNHDGKVQASKHLNVAAQRIDNRNASLTGKTLGLTSRGKLDNTQGTISSDDSVLASEDLDNTQGLIQGNTTLNLTARDLDNTNGQLLGGVVDATLDNLTSNDKGTISAEAGKLTLVVNKHLNNALGRLQASQGDVDIHADSVDNRKGVVAAQQLLLVARNGHIDNRGGRVIGDRLDLQAASLDNGEGGLLAAGVDGARLILKQTVAGQSQLLNQKGRIQSDADLYIESDTVDNRAGVLLGKTIEVNAIELNNSDKGGIVGTGGDITLKIAGVFKNVTGVVDAAEQHLLLEQLVELDNRGGTLRGQRLDITSTSIDNRDAGQIIAGSDGLKIVGSTVLNQQGAILANGSHAELALGTGNLQNQGGTLQADTLDITSADLDNSAVNGKAGLISSLLGDLKLTVTRLTNRAGKIFGKDQVVFDGTSLDNTGGEISGNRLGLEAVSQILNQGGLIESATDLKLIGGQLNNSAGGQIRALGGASSQIKLTGNLNNQNGVIEIGSHDLELAGAQLNNLSGNVRHAAQGLFDLDLSNLTGSQGSLTGLGKGVWDIASVNGVGTWQLNGGLTYTSTQGLTLNAGDRIASASSLKLNVASLENAGELASDGDLTLSLGGNLINSGRVSAKQKLVIGANDLIQRDGRLVSGGDTELTLRGTLDNLGRLIANQNLTVSAARIDNKGTLGAQGNLLFNATNGISNGPDTLLFSGGTMELHGNSLSNFYGDIYSRGKLTFDAVGGGRASSFSNLSGTIEGEGDIDINAVSFENAKAEFEMTSGQSSGSLSWVCGQHCGGGDGWKRGTITITTDFNDQVLKDSRAARFVAGKNLTIHANNVENRYSLLAANGDLTVSADSLLNQGAVSRSGHRVVKIGTPGHIDNSLWDKMEFIDIPAFNAAVAAGNFDEERFNELVSRSSDSRFSQMSDVTTWDENGNNVYSAVLQAGGKVKLDVAHSIQNGTLYDNTYDQLTGKLSSDQTTSVGGININLGKHSTDASAQAPKDVTRIERVDADGVKQISFVPVDFKGVPFAAVDPTASSTFRLPKGPYGMFVQSSNPQSRYLIETNPELTQSAPFMSSDYLLGKLDFSADEAARRLGDGRYETRLISDAVMAQTGQRFLAGGLNNDYEQFRYLMDNALASKNELNLSVGVSLTSEQVAALTHDIVWMEERVVDGQKVLVPVLYLAQAESRNVRGGSLIQGRDLELMAGNDLVNVGTLQATKDLSVDVKGSLYQGGLVEANERITLMASDSIRNALAGEIRGNQVSLTSLKGDIVNDRTAVAVRDGNGMRTLVDDGGNISARDTLTIKSGRDLVNSSSISSGGDATLSATRDINLLATRNESELHESFDGGHRSVITTTVENLGSSVKSGGNLKLDAGRDLNVVASTAEAKGNLTADAKRDIYLSSAGDEHNLETHSKDGKKRVHEEDNHTVQKAAEFIAGGDVKTNSGRDTTLVASKISAGNEAYVYAGNDLNLLAAQNKDYTLYDMKEKGGFGNLKLQRDEVTQITHVGTEIKTGGNLSLVSKGDQTYQVAKLDSGKDIILDSGGSITFEGVKDLHDESHTKTNNNAAWVSAKGRGNTDETLRQTQMIAKGNIVLKAVDGLKIDIKDVNQESVSQTIDTMVKADPQLAWLKDAEARGDVDWRRVKEIHESFKYSNSGLGPASQMIIAIIMAAFVGPAAFTALSASMGTAWAAGLAAVAAGAATNATTSFINNGGNLGAVFADVTSPDALKGYVISGVTAGLMSEYLTKLTGLKYEPNTGKLLGPSLATWEGVGRFAGSQIIQGGTSALITKAVGGDASVADVLKTALFNTVAAFSFNLVGDLTQGVVGDGSASKVIIHAAVGGLLSEMTGGDFATGALAAGANEALVVEMNKWFKGNPELLLMGSQIVGVLSATALGNTDQESLEVASWITNNATQYNFLNHQQVDDLVKDLKGCRTAQDPAACRQKVKDEYAKLSAKTSGNELFKCEGFAECNGQTTAAEGGTLALEDYDANGALNAEERGIVQDFQDSNHTDELNSAHKTMLGDHAEIAGTVLTAGLGTAANAVGRTETALVGEAAGTSVVSRTETTLVGETAGTGVIGRTETHLPGVVADTKTVATPGVTSSGGAAGTGTIGRPNTTFQSDAADSGNQFFAPITKLLDDARSQLDIFIGSFTGKFKPATAIGAVDPWTGKVVASSNGPVPDIIAPELKAYAERLGGLGVKTACGNTLGRCAEFRAANELLLNNPHLKLKDIKFTSAIRPRTGEVIPRCQNCINMFGEE